The Vigna radiata var. radiata cultivar VC1973A chromosome 6, Vradiata_ver6, whole genome shotgun sequence DNA segment catatttttcatataacatatttttcatattacatttttttataaattatcaaatttttattaatttgatagttatagtttttttttaattttacgtagacttatttttatttttatattttaattaattaattaatttagctAATTTCTACGGCACTTAAAATAAACATGTTAAGTTTAATACAATTCAATTCAGTATAATTAAATGAGATATAATGCATAATTCAAAGAGgagtttttttcaaaaattttaaactaaaaatagtagaaaccaaaaaatcaaaattaaaaatgagaaattaaagaagaatatagttaaaattgttcaaaataaaaatgatgaacaGACATATCTCACTTTAActgttaactttattttctcatttctcttTATTTGGATTCCTATAACAACCAAAGGAATGTGATTCTTATACCACAACCAAACTGTTTTTGTtcggtttttttttctttttcggcaAAAACGAACCGCCAATAAAAACATGCAATCATCTGGACACGCTCCTTCATCTTTGTCGGGCCCTCACGCGCTACCATTAACTCTTTCCGCGTTGACCGaccaaaaaaaatcacaaaactaAAAGAGTCTGATCGAAACGCAGTCGTTTCAAGCCAGTTAATTCCCAGGTTGCAGGATTTGACTCGTTTTTCAACACCTAACAAACACGATTAACACAAGCATTTAATgcttatataataattatatataaatgcatataataaatgtcttgaaaacatttaatattacttttctacgcttcataaataaataaatacaaaaaatatttattagtcaataaaaaaatacttttctaatagaaaaactgattaatagttatatatataataaatgccttaaacaaatttaacaatactttttctatgcttcataaataaatagaatatcacaaatatacaattataaaaaaaaaactattattctCCAtagattattataatatcatgtACATCTCCCATGACTCAATGACGattaaaattgaagaagaaattaatttgttaccttgttgattatttttctaaattctttaaTGTTTGAAAGTCATAAAATTTAAGCAATTTAAAATTGAGCTTGAAAACAGTAAATGCTATCGATTTTTATTTGCAAAATTTTAATACGCCatctatttaaagaaaaataaagttaatattttcaCTAACTATATGGAATTTAAACAACCAAACAATTTGCTTTAAAACAATGGAAGATATCGATTTTTATATTACAACCAATTTAGTGCGTACACCACTCCCATTAAAAAATGTAGATAAAGTTGAATtcgaaaaaagataaaataaaaaagaaatatattttatagtatGATTTAATTTGGAATTTAATGCTTTCTATATAAATAGTCTAACGTATACACGTCTCTGACCTCTCTCAATTTTTTTGTGAGAAGATTGAGGTTGGAGCGTAGTCAGCTTCTCTTTTTTCTGCCGAAAGCTGCAgaatttcatgctttttctcATCTGGGGTTGAGCATCGGTTCTCTTCAGGGTATTtaatcttcttctttcatgcattatattcatttaccatTCTTCTCTTGTAGACATATACTCACGTAGTTCACCAGATTTGAAGCAGAAAGTTTTCTGTTTTACTTATGTCTGATAAACTATTGTATGATCTCTGTTCTCAATTTCAGGTAGTATTCATGTCACAGATACTTGGTTTTATTGACTTTGTTGGGTATTCAAGAGTTTTGACTGCATGTTATAAGTAAAGATGAATCAGAATTATGAATATTTGGCTAAACTAAAAATCAATGACCaggtttaaagaaaaaaaaaatgtttttggtCGCTAATTTTAGGTTGTTGCATTTTACTGccagattttttaatttttttagaaaatgttttatcactgatttttttttttgtttatccCGTGATTTTTTTGGCacaatttgttaattttgagtttatttttgtttgaatttttttattccatttgaAAACTTTAATGGGGTTGTTTTGTTAATATTcgtttcctttttctcttacAAAATTCTGTGACATGATGAATTTGGTTTGATCTGATTTGATTTTGGTGTTGTTGAGTTTCTGATTAGTGTTGCATGTGACAGATGCCGTTTGTTAACCCTGACCCTTCAGACAAAGATTCTGAGCCATTTGTCGAGACAGATCCAACTGGTCGCTATGGTAGATACAGTGAGTTGCTTGGTTGTGGTGCTGTGAAAAAAGTGTACCGTGCATTTGATCAGGAAGAAGGAATAGAGGTGGCTTGGAACCAAGTGAAGCTGAGGAATTTCTGTGATGATCCTACCATGGTGGATAGGCTTTACTCTGAAGTGAGGTTGCTCAGAAGCTTGACCGACAAAAACATCATCGCACTTTACAGTGTCTGGAGGGATGACCAGCGTAACACTCTGAATTTCATCACTGAGGTTTGTACCAGTGGTGATTTGAGGGAGTATAGGAAGAGGCACAGGCATGTTTCCATGAAGGCCCTCAAGAAGTGGTCTAAGCAGATTTTGAAAGGGCTGAATTATCTGCACTTGCATGATCCCTGCATCATTCACAGAGATCTCAACTGTAGCAATGTGTTTGTCAATGGAAATACTGGCCAGGTGAACCCTTTTACTCAATCATTGTTTTTCCTTCAGTTATGTGTTTGATATATTGACAAAGTGAAACTTgattcaaaaaatgaaaaatttgaaaaatgggtttaatctttttgtttatttattaaattgcCGTTGATTCGAAACGCTCGGTGTGACATCTAAGTCATTAACAACAGCAAGTTATTATGTCTCCTGTTTGCCTGACAAAAACATTCATAGAATAAgaagttttcttttgttctaaAGTTTCTGATATTACTGTGTATATTGCTTTCCACCTAGCATTTGTCTTGCTAAGCTTTTGATGTTTTATCAAGTTGTCCAATAACttgttattatgttttaaaatcttaattttcaaaatctaactTTTGAAAGGCGATAGGAGAGATGAAGATAAGATGGAAGAGAGTAAATAGGGGAATAAGTTAGGATGGCAGAAAGAACGTGAGCAATGGAAATTGAAAGTAAAACACCACGATAGTCTGGggatattttgatttaaattatctttagaaACTGTTCTTATAAAGCATTATTTTAAAACGGAAAACAGTTTTCAAACACCAAAAGCAAACAAGCCTTTATCTATCCACCTATCAAACCAAAGACAACCTTAATAATACTTCTATAAGATTAATCTTTTTTTCCCGTTGTTATCAGGTTAAGATTGGTGACTTGGGTTTGGCAGCAATTGTGGGTAGGAGCCATTGTGCTCACACGATTCTTGGGACACCAGAATTCATGGCTCCAGAGTTATATGATGAAGACTACACTGAGTTGGTGGACATTTATTCATTTGGGATGTGTTTGCTGGAAATGGTGACGCTGGAGATTCCTTACAGTGAATGTGACAATGTTGCAAAGATATACAAGAAGGTGTGTTCTGGAGTTAGACCTGCAGCCCTGAACAAGGTGAAAGATCCAGAGGTGAAGGCCTTCATTGAGAAGTGCCTTGCTCAGCCAAGAGCAAGACCTTCTGCAGCTGACCTTCTCAAAGATCCcttctttgatgagattgttgatgatgacGAAAATGATGACTGTTCTTCTTCTCACCAGTAAAATTGTCCTCAGTCCTTACATTGAGAAAAATATGTTGATTTGATCTagtggtttagggttttttaatttgattcaccTACCTATGTAGTTTGCATATCAATTTGGGGCAGGTTAGAGACTGATTTTTTTCCAATTTGGAAGCTGTGAAATTGGACAAGGGTTGGGTTTGGGTGTAGCCAGGGGAGGGTTTGATTGGGGATGGTGTCATTTTGTACATAGGAAAATTTACAGTTGTGCAGCATATACTGAATgatcatttgatttgatttgacaATAAATgctattcaaaattaaaacagtGCAggtttataaagaaaaatgtgttttgaAAAGGTGCGTCGTCTCATTTTGAACAAAGGAATTTAACAATTCAAAAACTACTtttagtatatattatatatttaagtctTCATCcatgaaaacaaaagaagaaaacaatttgtACTTCTTATTGTTCAAAATGTTTATGCAATCATTTTATACAAGTTTATTCAAGTAAACTCCAAATTTACTAGCCTGAGGTTTGAAGTAATAAAACTTGGTAATCTGTTTGAATATCATGATAGTAGTAGCACTTGAGTATTTGTGATATATTCCTTTCATTGTCACCTTCAATCAGGGAAATGAGATCTTGAAGCAATCAAAAGAAGGTGAAAAGGGTTTTATGAATTGTTTTGAGGGCACAGAAAAAAGTGAAGTCAAGGGTTTGAACGCAATTTGAGCAGCAAGAAATGTGGTTGGATATAACAACTACCACAAGCAGAATGGGttgttcatattaaaaaataggaaCAAAGGTAAGCTTAATGATGAAGAGGAGTGGTGTGAACAAAAGGCTATTTAGATAGAAAAACATGTCTCGTCCAACCCCACCATTTTTTGTTCGGGAATTATTCTAGTGACCCGTTGGCTGTACCacatcttttttcttcttaaagcAAATCCAGATTTTGACATTGACTTTTCTATCAAACCATTGTACTTTGCAAATTGCTCATCAACGTCAAAGAacactgtaaaaaaaaaaaattatcagctTAGACTACTGATCAAGATTTTCTCAGTATTTATCTTCTTGTATTAATACAAGTGATTTCAGAATTGTTTCGGTTTATGAAACTGAGGTTAAGTATGTTTTTCTAAAGAATCTTTAATCTTCAAATTCAGATCAAAGTTCTATTTTGAATCTACTCTCGTTACCTTTTGGTCGAATTAGGAGATTATGTGCAGAAATCACATACTAAAGTTAAtgtttatcttataaaattagtaataaatgtgtaatcaatATATCAATTATCAGAATATTAAACTTATATTCATAGTTTTTGAAATGGATATCTGATTACTAACTTAAACGttgatgatttaatttaaagttaatgtaattattaagttaagtttatttttagtcCAACCAATCGACTCATATGAAATTGTAGACTAATTGACTACTCGATTCATGATTGACCGAACACTCATACTATAGGATACAATGATAATTTTCTTGTGTGCGTTAAAAGATGTACTATTCTTACACAAAGAAAGTGATGAATTTGGAGAGGAAGTTGTTTGCATAACAAAATGAATCAATAAATGTGTCCATTTTAAGCATTTATGCTACATTTTGAAACCAAACAAGTTGCCCTTTGAAGCTGCATTTGAGTAGAACAAGCTGCAATCATTGATGGAGGGTTTCTTCTGTGGTCAATGTTTAgatggtttttttttaaatttttatttacataatgcTGTTTGACAAAACTAAACTTGGACAATAGTTTAAGTAGGTATATGATTGTGTAATGTTGTTTtccattcatttttctttatctgtatctttttttttttccgtaatttaaatcatttcactttatttctatttatttttcttattcttccaCTCTCCACTTTCTATATGAGATGTTTTTGTACTTGTACTTGAACAATGTTTTTGCAGAGTGGAAAGTCAAAGAATGTTTTATACCGAATGATTGGTTGTCATGTggagcatatatatatatatatattcatggtATGCCAGTTGCTAGTTATTCTAACCAGGTGTGTGACAGCTATTTGcctaattattaagaaaaaaaatcattttattttcaattatgaaacttttcaaattttagtccaaaaaaagatgaaagtttcaaaattttcattatctctttgctctcatattaaatatttaaaattaactataatgtagatattaaaattcatttctaaatatatatgttataaacataaaacaaaataattattctatcTAAACCAATAGttgaatttaaattgatttctcTAATAACacatttgaaaatatagaaaatttaaattgaaatgattCAAAATGTAATTGACTAGATAAgctttttttatgttattgagTGTTATAATTAATTCCtgaaaactaatttatttgGACCAATCCCTATGATATAAAATTGTTTGAACTTATCAATGATTTCAAGTgcaaataaatacatatatattatttcttataataCTCTTATTCTATTTGTataagat contains these protein-coding regions:
- the LOC106763141 gene encoding probable serine/threonine-protein kinase WNK11 isoform X2 → MPFVNPDPSDKDSEPFVETDPTGRYGRYSELLGCGAVKKVYRAFDQEEGIEVAWNQVKLRNFCDDPTMVDRLYSEVRLLRSLTDKNIIALYSVWRDDQRNTLNFITEVCTSGDLREYRKRHRHVSMKALKKWSKQILKGLNYLHLHDPCIIHRDLNCSNVFVNGNTGQVKIGDLGLAAIVGRSHCAHTILGTPEFMAPELYDEDYTELVDIYSFGMCLLEMVTLEIPYSECDNVAKIYKKVCSGVRPAALNKVKDPEVKAFIEKCLAQPRARPSAADLLKDPFFDEIVDDDENDDCSSSHQ
- the LOC106763141 gene encoding probable serine/threonine-protein kinase WNK11 isoform X1, whose protein sequence is MSDKLLYDLCSQFQMPFVNPDPSDKDSEPFVETDPTGRYGRYSELLGCGAVKKVYRAFDQEEGIEVAWNQVKLRNFCDDPTMVDRLYSEVRLLRSLTDKNIIALYSVWRDDQRNTLNFITEVCTSGDLREYRKRHRHVSMKALKKWSKQILKGLNYLHLHDPCIIHRDLNCSNVFVNGNTGQVKIGDLGLAAIVGRSHCAHTILGTPEFMAPELYDEDYTELVDIYSFGMCLLEMVTLEIPYSECDNVAKIYKKVCSGVRPAALNKVKDPEVKAFIEKCLAQPRARPSAADLLKDPFFDEIVDDDENDDCSSSHQ